From the Pseudomonas sp. Teo4 genome, the window CGCACCGAAAGACTATTCTCTCGGAGTTTCAAAGGGTTAGCCGCGACAGCGTAATCCTGTCATTGTGGGTGGACGGTAACTTCAAGGCGTGGCGCCGGAAAAACTCGAGCAACGCCGCAGCGCCAAGGCGAACAAGGACAGTTACCAGAACCGTTTCGTGTTACCTGCGGAGACGGTTGAGGAAGAGTTCAAAGCTGCCGGCTTCCGGATTCAGGAACGTTTGGACTTCCTGCCGTTCTATGCGATGTGGCGAGTCTATGTATTGCGCAAGGGGTAGTGGTTAATGGCAGTAGGCCAGAGTCAGGCATCGAAGTTCGATTATTACTGGCAGCAGCAGGGCGAGTGGGTCGAGGAACCCAACCAGCGACGCGGCGGCGAGAGTGGTGTGCAACGCTTGAGCGCTGCCAATGGGCAGGTGCTGTACGCCAAGCGCCAGGTCGGGCACATCTACCGCAGCCTGTTGCACCCGTTTGGCAGGCCGACAGTGTTGCGTGAACTCGATGCACTGAACAGCTTCGAGCAACTGGGTGTGCGTGTACCGCGCATTGTCTTCTGCGGAGCCGAGCGCGACGCCGACCGACAGTGGCGCGCCTTGCTGGTCAGCGAGGCGTTGGATGGTTTTGTCGAACTCGACACCTGGCATGCCCAGGGCGCGCGCGAGCGCTATCCCGAAGCTGTGCACCAGCGCATGCTCAAAGACCTGGCCGAGAACCTGGCACGCATGCACCTGGGGCACTGGCAGCATGGTTGCCTGTATGGCAAACACGTATTCATCAAGGTGCTTGGCGAGGGTGAGCAGGCCCGTGTCGAAGTGGCGCTGCTAGACTTGGAGAAGTGCCGCCGCCGCATCAGTTGCCAGCGGGCGGCAGCCAACGACCTGCGCCAGCTGCGTCGCCATTCGTCGTTCACCGATGCGGAATGGCAATCGCTGCTCTATTTTTACAAGATGGCGTTTGGCAGCGCTGTCAAAGGGTTAGAGCAATGAAACTAGAAATCGCTCGAGCTTTGTTCCTGGTGGCCGGATTGGCCGTGACCACGGTAGCGGCGGCGGCCTGGGAAGAGCCGAAGCCTACGGTGTTCAGCAAAGCCGAGTTGAGCGAGCAGTGTGCACTGCCTCGCGAAGCCAAAGAACAGTCCCAGGCCCAGACCCAGCCGGATCAGGACCTGTTGCTGTTCCTGTTCGGCATGCGCCAGGGGCTGCGGCCGTTTGGCTGAGCCTGGTTCGAGCAGTCGCACAGAAGAGGCCCCGTAATCGCGGGGTCTCTTGCATTTTAGCTTCGGCTTGCTCACGAATTGGCGTTATCAGGCCTGCTGCATGTCATTGCCTTTTATGCGTATCAGCAACAGCCACCCGCAAAGTGTAGTGGCCAAGAACAGAAGCCCTAGGCTCAGCGTAAGCGCATGTTCAACCGATGCGACCCAACTGCCAGCCAAACCACCACCGGCGAACAGCAATGTCGTATTGAGCGAAGCGGCTGCCCCTGCGTAGTTCGGGTAGCGCGCCAATGCTTGTGAAGTGGCTGCGGGTCGAACCAGGGTTGTTCCGCTCGTGCATACGATCATCGGTACCATGATCCCCATCACAGTTAACCCGGCTGTCTGTTCCCAGAGCAAAAGAGTGACCCCAGCAACACCTATGAGCAGAAGTCCCGTGCCGATTTGCGTCTGCGGGCTGACGCGATTGTTCAAGATCGTCGCACCCACTCCACCGGCGACATACGCCAGCCCATATGCGATGAAAACGATGGAAAACTGGTATGGCGTCAAACCCAGTCTGTCCATCAGGGCCAATGGCGCAATGACGATGAAACTGAAATGGCAGGCGAAAGCTAGACTTGCCTGCACGGAGTAGGCGATATATGTCGTGTCACGGAACATGAGCACATAACTTTGCATGCCTGAGCCACTGCCGCGTAATGACGGTGTGTCCTGCAACAGGACACACGTCAGGCTTGCAACAGCAACGGCTATTACAGCGAATACGGCAAAGCTACCCGCCCAACCGAATGACTGTTGCAGAAACGCACCCGCGACCGGTGATAGCGAGATGAACAAACCACTTGTGCTGGTTAACAGAATGCGCATGGCGTTGCGCTGCGAACCACTGTACAGATCCTGTACAAGCGCCTGGCCCAACACGAAACTCCCGCAGCCTGTTGCTTGCAGTATTCGGAATGCCATGAATGACTCATAGCTGGTTGAAAATACACAGCCGATCGCTCCTATGATGGATATGCCCAACCCTACGAGCAACAAGCGTTTGCGTCCCATGCCATCTGACAAGGGTCCGATCAGCATTTGCACCAAAGCAACCCCAAAAGCGAAGAAACTTACGGAGTAGGCTATCTGCTTAGGCGCTACTTGGAATGACTCTGCCAAGGCCGGGAATGACGGCAGGATTACATCTAAGGGGAATACACCTAACAGGCATAACAGGATTAATAGTGCGGGGCGTAGAAAGTCGTTCTTAAGTGCCAATGTCCTTCTCATGCTATTAATTCTGCGGTCTTGAGTTTCAATGGATAGCGTGAGTCTTCTAATTGGTCGCTGGTCTCAATGCCTTCAGGGCTTACGGGAATCTGGGTCGTCTAACGCTATTTCATGTTAATGCCGCGTTATCGCGCCCTGATAATACTGAGGCTTACAAGATGCACAAGTCGAAAGGGGCATTGAAACTTCCGAAAGACATGTAGGATAAATTACCTGGCCGCTCGCTCAGGTGCTGCCGCTATCTGAACTCAGCACTACAACCATGGCAGCCGATTCAAGCAACCGCCGACTCCCTCGCCACCGTCCTATGCGCCAACAATGTGTAGATACAAGGCAACACAAACAAGGTAAACAGCGTCCCAATCGACATCCCGGTGGCAATCACCGTGCCGATATCGAACCGGCTCACTGCCCCCGCCCCGGTCGCCAGAATCAACGGCACCATGCCGAATACCATCGCCGCGGTAGTCATCAGCACCGGCCGCAGGCGAATCGCCGCTGCTTCCTCGATCGCTTCGCGCACGCTCAAACCGCGTTCCTCGCGCAACTGGTTGGCGAACTCGACGATCAGGATGCCGTGCTTGCTAATCAACCCGATCAATGTCACCAACCCGACCTGGGTGTAGATGTTCATGCTCGATATGCCCAGGAACAGCGGCAGCAGCGCGCCGCAGATCGACAACGGCACCGTCACCAGAATCACCAGTGGGTCGCGGAAGCTCTCGAACTGGGCCGCCAGCACCAGGAAGATGATCGCCAGGGCCAGGCCAAAGGTGACCCACAAGGCGCTGCCTTCCTGGATGAACTGCCTTGCCGGCCCCGCGTAGTCGAAGGCAAAGCCTTCAGGGGCTTCTTCGCGGGCGATGTCCTGCACGGTTTTCAGGGCTTCGCCCATGCTGACCATGGGCACGCCCTGGATGATCGCCGAGTTCAACTGCTGGAACTGGTTGAGCTGGCGCGGGCGGGCGCGGTCGCTGAGGGTGATCAGGGTCGACAGTGGCAGCAGGTGGCCCTGTTCGTTCTTCACGTAGTAGTTGTTCAGCCAGCCGGGGTTGTCGCGGTACGGCCGCTCGACCTGGGCGATGACCTTGTAGCTGCGGCCTTCGAGGGTGAATCGGTTGATTTCCGCCTCGCCCAGCAGGGTCGCCAGCGTGCCGCCCAGGGTGTCCATGGAAACCCCCATCTGCGCCGCCTTCGCCCGGTCGATGTCGACCACCACTTCGGGTTTGTCGAATGCCAGGTCGATGTCGAGGAAGGCGAACTTGCCCGAGGCCTGGGCGCGGGCCTTGACCCGTTCGGCGACCTCCAGCAGGGCGGGGTAGTCCCCGGCGGTGTTGATCACGAACTGGAACGGCAAGCCTTCGCCCGTGCCGGGCAGCGAAGGAAGGTTGAAGCCGAATATCTGCAGGCCGCCAATGTCTTCGAGTTTGGCCTGCACCAGTGGCAGCAACTCCATCTGCGTACGCTCGCGTTCGTTCCAGGGTTTGAGCAGGAAGCCGCCAATACCGCTCTGGACACCGTTGAAGCCATTGATCTGGAATGACGAGTAGTACTCGGGGAAGGTCCTGAAAATTGGCGTGAAGGTATCGGTGTAGGCATTGAGGTAGTCGAGGTTGGCCGGTTGGGGCGAACTGCTCATCATGAAAATCACCCCTTGGTCTTCGTTGGGCGCCAGTTCGCTTTGGGTGAATTTCAATAGCACCGGAATCAGGCACAGGATGATCACCGCGAACACCAGCACCACGGGCCGGCTGTCGAGGGTGGCATGCAGCAGATGCTGGTAGCGGACCTTGAGGCGCTCGAACAGCACGTCGAGCCGGTGGGCCAGGCCGCTGGGGTTCTGGTCGGCGCGTAGCAGCAGCGCACACATCATCGGTGACAGGGTCAGGGCGACGATGCCTGAGATGATCACCGCACCGGCCAGGGTCAGGGCGAACTCCTTGAACAGGGCCCCGGTCAGGCCGGTGAGAAAGCCGATGGGGGCGTACACGGCGGCCAGGGTGATGGTCATCGACACCACCGGCATGGCGATTTCCCGCGCACCCTCCAGGGCCGCTTCGAAGGGTGTCTTGCCTTCCTCCATGTGCCGATGGATGTTCTCCACCACGACGATGGCATCGTCCACCACCAGGCCAATGGCCAGCACCATCGCCAGCAGGGTCAGGAGATTGAGCGAGTAACCCATCATCTGCATGAAGAACAGCACGCCGATCATCGACAGTGGGATGGTCACCACCGGAATCAGCACCGAGCGCAGGGCACCGAGGAACAGGAACACCACGACGATGACGATCAGTACCGCCTCACCCAGGGTCTTGATCACCTCGTCGATCGAGGCCTGGATGAACAGCGTGGCATCGTAGGCAATCGATACCTTGAGCGCCGACGGCAGCTGGCTTTCAAGGTCGGGCATGATTCGCCGCACTTCCTTGATCACCTCCAGCGGGTTGGCCGCCGGGGTGGCCTTGATGCCGATGTAGACCGATGGAATGCCGTCGAACGAGCTGACCGTGTCGTAGTTTTCCGCACCCATCTCCACCCGTGCCACATCACCCAGCAACACGCGGCGGTCGCCCACGGTCTTGACCGGCAAGGCGGCGAACGCTTCGGCCGATTTGAGCTCGGTGCTGGCGTTGATGCTGGTGACCACGTACTCGCCTTTCACCTCGCCGGCGGCAGAGAGAAAGTTGTAGCGGCGCACGGCGCTGGTCACATCGACGGCCGACAGGCCGAAGCCTGCGAGCTTCACTGGGTCGATCCAGATGCGCATGGCAAACACCTGGTTGCCGAGGATCTCCGCTTCAGCCATGCCCGGCAGGGTCGCCAGCTTCGGTTGAATCACCCGCGACAGGTAGTCGGTGATCTGCGGGTTGCTCATTTCCTTGCTGTAGAAGCTGATGTACATCAGCGCCGAAGCATCGGCGGCTTCCTTGCTCAGTACCGGGTCTTCGGAGTCTTGCGGCAACTGGTTGCGCACTTCGTTGGCCTTGGCCAGCAACTCAGTGAACAGCCGGTCGCTGTCAGCACCGATGCGTGCGTAGATGGAAATGATCGAGAAGTTCTGCCTGCTCACCGAGGTCATGTAGTCGATGCCTTCGGCACTGGCCAGGCTCTGCTGCAAGGGCTGGGTGATGTAGCCCTGGATGGTTTCGGCATTGGCACCGGGGTAGGCGGTGGTCACCGTGATCAGTGCGTTCTCCATTTGCGGGTACTGGCGGATCTGCAGCTTGCTCCAGGCCTGGAACCCCAGCAGCAGAATCAGCAAGCTGACTACGCTGGCCAGTACTGGACGGCGGATGAACGGGTCGGTGAACGCCATGTCTGCCTCCTGTTCAGTCCGCGTGCGGCGCGCCCTGGGCGGGGCGCAGTACGGTGTCCTGGCCGATGCGGATGGCCGCCCCGGGCGTGAGCTTGAGCTGCCCTGCGGTTACCACTTGTTCCCCAGCCTCAAGGCCCTTGCTGACCACCACCACACCATCACGGCGCTCGCCGGTTTGCACGCTACGTTGCTCGGCGGTCAGCTGCGGCTGGCCCTGGGCGTCG encodes:
- a CDS encoding MFS transporter; protein product: MRRTLALKNDFLRPALLILLCLLGVFPLDVILPSFPALAESFQVAPKQIAYSVSFFAFGVALVQMLIGPLSDGMGRKRLLLVGLGISIIGAIGCVFSTSYESFMAFRILQATGCGSFVLGQALVQDLYSGSQRNAMRILLTSTSGLFISLSPVAGAFLQQSFGWAGSFAVFAVIAVAVASLTCVLLQDTPSLRGSGSGMQSYVLMFRDTTYIAYSVQASLAFACHFSFIVIAPLALMDRLGLTPYQFSIVFIAYGLAYVAGGVGATILNNRVSPQTQIGTGLLLIGVAGVTLLLWEQTAGLTVMGIMVPMIVCTSGTTLVRPAATSQALARYPNYAGAAASLNTTLLFAGGGLAGSWVASVEHALTLSLGLLFLATTLCGWLLLIRIKGNDMQQA
- a CDS encoding lipopolysaccharide kinase InaA family protein produces the protein MAVGQSQASKFDYYWQQQGEWVEEPNQRRGGESGVQRLSAANGQVLYAKRQVGHIYRSLLHPFGRPTVLRELDALNSFEQLGVRVPRIVFCGAERDADRQWRALLVSEALDGFVELDTWHAQGARERYPEAVHQRMLKDLAENLARMHLGHWQHGCLYGKHVFIKVLGEGEQARVEVALLDLEKCRRRISCQRAAANDLRQLRRHSSFTDAEWQSLLYFYKMAFGSAVKGLEQ
- a CDS encoding multidrug efflux RND transporter permease subunit — encoded protein: MAFTDPFIRRPVLASVVSLLILLLGFQAWSKLQIRQYPQMENALITVTTAYPGANAETIQGYITQPLQQSLASAEGIDYMTSVSRQNFSIISIYARIGADSDRLFTELLAKANEVRNQLPQDSEDPVLSKEAADASALMYISFYSKEMSNPQITDYLSRVIQPKLATLPGMAEAEILGNQVFAMRIWIDPVKLAGFGLSAVDVTSAVRRYNFLSAAGEVKGEYVVTSINASTELKSAEAFAALPVKTVGDRRVLLGDVARVEMGAENYDTVSSFDGIPSVYIGIKATPAANPLEVIKEVRRIMPDLESQLPSALKVSIAYDATLFIQASIDEVIKTLGEAVLIVIVVVFLFLGALRSVLIPVVTIPLSMIGVLFFMQMMGYSLNLLTLLAMVLAIGLVVDDAIVVVENIHRHMEEGKTPFEAALEGAREIAMPVVSMTITLAAVYAPIGFLTGLTGALFKEFALTLAGAVIISGIVALTLSPMMCALLLRADQNPSGLAHRLDVLFERLKVRYQHLLHATLDSRPVVLVFAVIILCLIPVLLKFTQSELAPNEDQGVIFMMSSSPQPANLDYLNAYTDTFTPIFRTFPEYYSSFQINGFNGVQSGIGGFLLKPWNERERTQMELLPLVQAKLEDIGGLQIFGFNLPSLPGTGEGLPFQFVINTAGDYPALLEVAERVKARAQASGKFAFLDIDLAFDKPEVVVDIDRAKAAQMGVSMDTLGGTLATLLGEAEINRFTLEGRSYKVIAQVERPYRDNPGWLNNYYVKNEQGHLLPLSTLITLSDRARPRQLNQFQQLNSAIIQGVPMVSMGEALKTVQDIAREEAPEGFAFDYAGPARQFIQEGSALWVTFGLALAIIFLVLAAQFESFRDPLVILVTVPLSICGALLPLFLGISSMNIYTQVGLVTLIGLISKHGILIVEFANQLREERGLSVREAIEEAAAIRLRPVLMTTAAMVFGMVPLILATGAGAVSRFDIGTVIATGMSIGTLFTLFVLPCIYTLLAHRTVARESAVA